Proteins encoded together in one Triticum dicoccoides isolate Atlit2015 ecotype Zavitan chromosome 7B, WEW_v2.0, whole genome shotgun sequence window:
- the LOC119342138 gene encoding anthranilate O-methyltransferase 2-like, whose translation MKEASGVRMVTGDGENSYAANSRLQEKAILETRPVLRKAIQEVCTSLSVRRSTMVVADLGCSSGPNTLSFISEVIGAVRSCTRKSEEERRAVEVQFFLNDLPGNDFNLVFRSLEQFKNLGRKDTSPYYVVGLPRSYYRKLFPSRSVHFFHSSYSLMWRSKVPEELSSCTHLNEGNIYIGKTTPPMVIKLFQEQFQKDFELFLTLRFKELVSGGRMLLTFLGRKNEEMMTHGEVGTLYELVAESLLSLVLKGRVDKEKLDSFNVPYYTPSVKEVRELINKSRLFDIEHARLFESNWDPQDDSDGDVVLDYAGSGANVANCIRAVLEPLIVDHFGEDIIDDLFVVFASIVAKHLEKAKAKYPIIVLSLKKAM comes from the exons ATGAAGGAAGCGAGCGGCGTTCGCATGGTTACCGGCGACGGCGAAAACAGCTACGCCGCAAACTCCAGGCTTCAG GAGAAGGCCATTTTGGAGACAAGGCCGGTGCTTCGCAAGGCCATACAAGAGGTATGCACGTCGCTCTCCGTCCGACGGAGCACCATGGTCGTCGCTGACCTCGGCTGCTCATCGGGTCCCAACACTCTGAGCTTCATCTCCGAGGTTATCGGTGCGGTCCGCTCCTGCACTCGGAAGTCGGAAGAAGAACGGCGGGCCGTGGAGGTCCAGTTCTTCCTGAATGACCTGCCGGGGAATGACTTCAACCTCGTCTTCCGGTCACTGGAGCAATTTAAGAATCTCGGCAGGAAAGATACGTCGCCCTACTATGTGGTAGGACTGCCCCGATCATACTACAGGAAGCTTTTCCCTTCCCGGAGCGTCCACTTCTTCCACTCGTCCTACTCCCTCATGTGGCGCTCTAag GTGCCGGAGGAGCTCTCAAGTTGCACTCACTTGAACGAAGGCAACATCTACATTGGAAAAACAACTCCACCTATGGTGATTAAGCTATTCCAAGAACAATTCCAAAAGGACTTTGAGTTGTTCCTTACATTGCGTTTCAAAGAGCTTGTCAGTGGAGGTCGAATGTTGCTAACGTTTCTTGGCCGAAAGAATGAAGAGATGATGACGCATGGGGAGGTTGGCACCTTGTATGAATTGGTTGCTGAATCTCTCCTGTCTTTGGTACTAAAG GGTCGTGTGGACAAGGAGAAGTTGGATTCATTCAACGTGCCATACTACACCCCATCCGTGAAAGAGGTCCGGGAGTTGATCAACAAGAGTAGGCTCTTCGACATCGAGCATGCTAGACTCTTTGAATCCAACTGGGATCCTCAGGATGACTCGGACGGTGATGTGGTACTAGATTATGCTGGCAGCGGGGCAAATGTCGCCAATTGCATAAGGGCGGTGCTGGAGCCGCTAATCGTAGACCACTTTGGGGAGGACATTATTGATGACTTGTTTGTGGTGTTTGCCTCCATCGTTGCAAAGCATCTAGAGAAAGCAAAGGCTAAGTACCCCATCATCGTGTTGTCACTGAAGAAGGCCATGTAA